A window from Flavobacterium gyeonganense encodes these proteins:
- a CDS encoding ATP-binding protein, whose protein sequence is MENTFTYLKNQFIYQLDSLFQVENPAEKPVLNQIDSNGFINEFIIENNLSETDILLLGLALVPHVKPDFLSSIIAEYLPNGGELPEFGGIKSKNHRGILPTGETAQFLIAGNDLDIRIAFYNYLHNQSFLYQKGIIKLDLVPVGEPKLSGLLTLEDEYVEKFLTGKILKPQLSSNFPAQLIETQLEWNDLVLNSNTLNQIKEIETWLKFNEILLHEWDMKAKIKPGFRVMFYGTPGTGKTLTASLLGKYTKRDVYRIDLSMIISKYIGETEKNLASLFDKAADKDWILFFDEADAVFGKRTNVRDAHDKYANQEVSYLLQRIENHPGLVILASNFKTNIDAAFTRRFQSIIEFEVPSYTERLQLWKNNLPKGIKIAEDVNLNELSKKYDITGANIVNIIQYACLRTLEDENKNISLNHLLQGIKKEYVKEGKMM, encoded by the coding sequence ATGGAAAACACATTCACCTACTTAAAAAATCAATTCATTTATCAGCTTGATAGTCTTTTTCAGGTCGAAAACCCTGCGGAAAAACCGGTTTTGAATCAAATCGATTCGAATGGTTTTATTAATGAATTTATTATCGAAAATAACCTGAGTGAAACAGACATACTTTTGTTAGGACTGGCTCTTGTTCCTCATGTGAAACCTGATTTTCTAAGTTCGATTATTGCCGAATATTTACCTAATGGAGGCGAATTGCCCGAGTTTGGCGGAATTAAATCAAAAAATCACCGTGGCATTTTACCAACGGGTGAAACGGCACAGTTTTTAATTGCCGGAAATGATCTTGACATTAGGATTGCCTTTTATAATTATTTACATAATCAGTCTTTTCTTTATCAAAAAGGAATTATTAAACTAGATTTAGTTCCTGTGGGAGAACCTAAACTAAGTGGTCTGCTAACTTTAGAAGACGAATACGTCGAAAAATTCCTGACCGGAAAAATCCTGAAACCACAGCTCAGCAGTAATTTTCCAGCACAATTAATTGAAACACAACTAGAGTGGAATGATTTGGTACTCAATTCTAATACCCTTAATCAGATTAAAGAAATAGAAACCTGGCTTAAATTCAATGAAATTCTATTACATGAATGGGATATGAAAGCTAAGATAAAACCGGGTTTCAGGGTCATGTTTTATGGTACACCGGGAACCGGAAAAACACTTACCGCTTCACTTCTTGGGAAATATACTAAAAGGGATGTTTACCGAATTGATTTGTCCATGATAATTTCGAAATATATTGGTGAAACAGAAAAAAACCTTGCTTCTCTTTTTGACAAAGCAGCTGATAAAGACTGGATTTTGTTTTTTGATGAAGCCGATGCTGTTTTCGGAAAAAGAACTAATGTCAGGGACGCACATGATAAATATGCCAATCAGGAAGTTTCTTATTTGCTACAGCGAATTGAAAATCATCCCGGGCTGGTCATTCTGGCATCAAATTTTAAAACGAATATTGACGCGGCTTTCACCCGAAGATTTCAATCTATAATTGAATTTGAAGTGCCTTCGTATACTGAACGTTTACAGCTCTGGAAAAATAACCTGCCAAAAGGAATCAAAATTGCTGAAGATGTAAACCTGAATGAACTTTCAAAAAAATATGATATTACCGGTGCCAATATCGTCAATATCATTCAATATGCCTGCCTGAGAACACTCGAAGACGAAAACAAAAACATTAGCCTCAATCACCTTCTTCAGGGAATAAAAAAAGAATATGTAAAAGAAGGAAAAATGATGTAG
- a CDS encoding DUF4249 domain-containing protein, with the protein MQRLEKYIFRNKVLTLLSVLFVLFFSSCEDTVNLDLETGETRIVVDAEIIWLKGTSGNEQTIKISKTAPYYNNTTPKVSGAQVRIQNSNGDVFTFNETEPGTYVCTDFVPVINMDYTLYVTAEGQSFTAVEKLTSVTPIDKVDQKIVPDFGGEDVIELTFYYKDPENETNYYLTDYQSDFLLFPEYEVTDDEFFNGNVVSTRFSDEDKMKPGKTVTITHRGISKNFYNYMDLILEIYGGNPFSVPPGNIRGNIVNTTNANDFAFGYFRLCEADRVAYLVK; encoded by the coding sequence ATGCAAAGGCTTGAAAAATATATTTTTAGAAATAAAGTACTAACTTTATTAAGTGTTCTTTTTGTGCTGTTTTTTTCATCTTGTGAGGATACAGTAAACCTGGATTTAGAAACAGGTGAAACAAGGATAGTAGTAGATGCAGAAATTATCTGGCTAAAAGGAACATCAGGTAATGAGCAGACTATAAAAATCAGCAAAACAGCACCTTATTACAATAATACTACGCCAAAAGTTTCAGGAGCTCAGGTAAGAATTCAAAATAGCAATGGTGATGTTTTTACATTTAATGAGACAGAACCTGGCACTTATGTATGTACTGATTTTGTACCTGTAATTAACATGGATTATACGCTTTACGTAACAGCTGAAGGGCAAAGTTTTACAGCAGTGGAAAAACTGACTTCCGTAACACCAATTGATAAAGTAGATCAAAAGATAGTTCCCGATTTTGGAGGAGAAGATGTAATAGAACTTACTTTTTATTATAAAGACCCGGAAAATGAAACCAATTATTATCTTACAGATTATCAGAGCGATTTCCTTTTATTTCCGGAATATGAGGTAACAGATGACGAATTCTTTAATGGAAATGTAGTAAGTACAAGATTTTCAGACGAAGATAAAATGAAACCGGGAAAAACAGTTACTATTACACATCGCGGTATCTCTAAAAATTTCTATAATTATATGGATTTAATTCTGGAAATATATGGAGGAAATCCTTTTTCAGTTCCTCCAGGTAATATCAGGGGAAATATTGTAAATACAACTAATGCAAATGATTTTGCTTTTGGCTATTTCAGACTTTGTGAAGCAGATAGGGTAGCTTATCTGGTAAAATAA
- a CDS encoding TonB-dependent receptor encodes MGANIFIKELETGVTTDGNGMFSLELNKGTYTVIVSYVGFKNGEKLITISDDERINFIMNADSQQLEQVIITNSKAVDVRNTQMSVNKLTMEEIKRIPAAMGEPDPLKSILTLPGVTNAGELSSGFNVRGGAADQNLILLDGAPVYGDSHMFGFFSVFNADVINGLDLYKGGIPSKFGGRVSSVLDVSQLTGDFENYKVNGGIGLISSRLLVQGPIKKEKGSFVLGARTSYAHLFLKLADNNNSAMFYDINAKLNYRLGANNTLAFSGYFGNDVFDINDRFSSTYGNRMAILSWKHNFSENLNTNLSVFYSDYNFNLGISAENFEWDNTIKSYGFKYNWNHTVYEKLKLNYGIDSQYYDFNPGRVQPTSPDSQFNYKQLDKKYALESSAYLDFEHQITEKLNLRYGLRYSMFYRLGGEEISTYENGQAVVYNPLYKIYEDGTPTGSISYRSGETISKFNNLEPRAALSYAFNDNTSVKASYNRMAQYIHILSNTQSPLPMSIWTPSGPFTKPQLLDQYALGYFRNFRDKDYSLEGELFYKNIQNRIDYIDGADILANNNIEQVILNGKARSYGMELLFRKNTGKLTGWVSYTLSRAEQKTPGRTPQEPGIANGDWYLSGYDKLHNLNIVGSYLYSPKWSFNANFSLQSGQPVTYANGYYEFGGIKIPNFSLRNENRLPLFHHLDVAATYTPKPDKKKGWQSYWVFSIYNIYNRKNAASMTFATNEDTGANETRRLSIFGIVPGVSYNFKF; translated from the coding sequence ATTGGCGCCAATATTTTTATTAAAGAACTTGAAACAGGTGTTACAACAGATGGAAACGGAATGTTTTCATTAGAATTGAATAAAGGGACTTATACGGTTATCGTTAGTTATGTTGGCTTTAAAAATGGAGAAAAACTAATAACAATTTCTGATGATGAAAGAATAAACTTTATTATGAACGCAGACAGTCAGCAGCTGGAACAGGTGATTATTACCAACTCAAAAGCAGTTGATGTGAGAAATACGCAGATGAGTGTCAATAAACTTACAATGGAGGAAATTAAAAGAATTCCGGCTGCTATGGGAGAGCCGGATCCTTTAAAATCGATATTGACATTACCGGGAGTTACAAATGCCGGCGAGCTTTCTTCAGGTTTTAATGTCCGTGGAGGTGCCGCTGACCAGAATTTAATTCTGTTGGACGGGGCTCCTGTTTATGGTGACTCTCACATGTTTGGTTTTTTCTCTGTTTTCAATGCAGATGTGATTAACGGACTTGATTTATACAAAGGGGGAATTCCTTCTAAATTTGGTGGAAGGGTTTCTTCTGTCCTTGATGTAAGTCAATTAACGGGTGATTTTGAAAATTACAAAGTCAACGGAGGAATTGGTTTAATATCAAGCCGCCTTTTGGTACAGGGTCCAATTAAAAAAGAAAAAGGTTCTTTTGTTTTGGGAGCGAGAACCTCATATGCCCATTTATTTTTAAAGCTCGCTGATAATAATAATTCAGCTATGTTTTATGATATTAATGCTAAATTAAATTATCGTCTTGGCGCAAATAATACGCTGGCGTTTTCCGGTTACTTTGGAAACGATGTTTTTGATATCAATGATCGCTTTTCCAGTACTTACGGAAATAGAATGGCGATCTTAAGCTGGAAGCATAATTTTTCAGAAAACTTAAATACTAATTTATCTGTTTTTTACAGTGATTATAATTTTAATCTTGGGATTTCAGCTGAAAATTTTGAATGGGACAATACCATAAAAAGCTATGGTTTTAAATATAACTGGAATCATACTGTATATGAAAAGCTTAAGCTAAACTACGGAATTGATAGCCAATATTATGATTTTAACCCGGGAAGAGTGCAGCCAACAAGTCCGGATTCGCAGTTTAATTATAAACAGCTGGATAAAAAATATGCTCTGGAATCGTCTGCTTATCTTGATTTCGAACATCAGATTACAGAGAAACTGAATCTTCGTTACGGACTTCGTTACAGTATGTTTTACCGTTTAGGAGGAGAGGAAATCAGTACTTATGAAAACGGACAGGCAGTTGTTTACAATCCGCTGTATAAAATTTACGAAGATGGAACTCCTACAGGAAGTATATCATATAGAAGCGGAGAAACCATAAGTAAATTTAATAATTTAGAACCTCGTGCTGCATTATCATATGCTTTTAATGACAATACTTCTGTAAAAGCAAGTTATAACAGAATGGCACAATATATTCATATTTTATCCAATACCCAGTCACCATTGCCAATGAGTATATGGACACCAAGCGGACCTTTTACTAAACCGCAGCTTCTGGACCAATATGCGCTTGGGTATTTCAGGAATTTCAGAGATAAAGATTATTCTTTAGAAGGGGAGTTGTTTTACAAAAACATTCAAAACAGAATTGACTATATAGACGGTGCAGATATACTGGCAAATAATAATATTGAACAGGTTATACTGAATGGTAAAGCCAGGTCTTATGGTATGGAATTATTATTCAGAAAAAATACAGGCAAGTTGACCGGATGGGTTTCTTATACATTGTCAAGAGCAGAACAAAAAACTCCGGGAAGAACACCTCAGGAGCCAGGAATAGCAAATGGGGACTGGTATTTGTCAGGATACGACAAATTACATAATCTAAATATTGTGGGTAGTTATCTGTACAGCCCAAAATGGTCTTTTAATGCCAATTTTTCATTACAGTCGGGTCAGCCGGTAACGTATGCAAATGGGTATTATGAGTTTGGCGGTATCAAAATCCCGAATTTTTCATTGAGAAATGAAAACAGACTGCCGCTTTTCCATCACTTAGACGTGGCAGCTACTTACACGCCTAAACCAGATAAAAAGAAAGGCTGGCAAAGCTACTGGGTGTTTAGTATTTATAATATCTACAATAGAAAAAATGCCGCTTCTATGACATTCGCGACAAATGAAGATACAGGTGCAAATGAGACCAGAAGACTGTCTATTTTTGGGATAGTACCTGGTGTTTCTTATAATTTTAAATTTTAA